One stretch of Excalfactoria chinensis isolate bCotChi1 chromosome 2, bCotChi1.hap2, whole genome shotgun sequence DNA includes these proteins:
- the LOC140249177 gene encoding uncharacterized protein, whose product MQDSTLAYVKPHPVSYCPALQSVQVSLNGRTAFRRVSQSSQLRVISKLAEGGHYPLIKVVDEDVEQDWTQHRPLGDTASHRPPARHRTANDNPLHSASQPILDPLHRPLIYPILPQLCYKDVMGDRIKSLTEIKVDYIYRSPPVHPASDIFIKGHQVGRARPPLGEPMLSTPDNLLFSQLSGDGIQHKLFHHLPWDRVFRHLPSSPRPLKNYRERLSNNLRQLSQHPRVHIPVPSAAPHKPCAPDHS is encoded by the exons atgcaagactctacacttgcttatgttaaacctcatccggtttcttactgcccagctctccagtctgtccaggtctctctgaatggccgcacagccttcaggcgtgtcagccaatcctcccagcttcgtgtcatcagcaaacttgctgagggtggccactatcccctcatcaaggtcgttgatgaagatgttgaacaagactggacccagcacagacccctgggggacaccgctagtcacaggcctccagccagacaccgcaccgccaatgacaaccctctgcactctgccagtcagccaattctcgatccacttcaccgtccactcatctatcccatacttcctcagctttgttataaggatgtcatgggggaccgtatcaaaagccttactgaaatcaaggtagactacatctaccgctctccccccgtccacccagctagtgacatcttcataaaaggccaccaggttggtcgagcacgacctccccttggtgaacccatgctgagtactcctgataacctccttttctcccagttgtctggagatggcatccagcacaagctgttccatcaccttccctgggacagag tcttcaggcacctccccagttctccaagacctttgaaaaattacagagagcggcttagcaataacctccgccagctctctcagcacccgcgggtgcacataccagttccctcagccgctcctcataagcCTTGTGCTCCAGATCATTCATAG